Proteins from a single region of Chloroherpeton thalassium ATCC 35110:
- a CDS encoding choice-of-anchor J domain-containing protein, which translates to MLGEEYTAYGIGSSALITFDYNGEVPDDLEEYTQAETITLSDEAYASVNYEVGTAGYFSPTYPAKVYLPDILSDEVESPEEGQLILVSYQESDVTPIIDTASIKDFYVETFDDDLGKFSSYSVSGAQVWGTTSYGEPAPCAKMSGYSGGALANEDWLISPKMNFSVKDELKFSFVEAINYGTDSLAYRHEAYLSTDYSGSGDPSSATWTKLTLTNRASGSDWTFVKVDTVDLSDYKDEKSVYIGLRYKSTTSSATTWEVDNISIPYPGTPVVGSDPVTTKTLYRYENGTWAIVDEAYYLNASDYDRMGTPGTYDNFSASALPNDYLPNFMEYKYPGSGEGVSKTIVYKFYDGESTSTLATQMTYESGAWTSSYNYIDQQTQQFLVSSSRGKWVFDPTVSFTMTSSDYQLIVDQRDDKYVDSYGTAEFYSGASAYYSNFDLRISKREQYDSENFSGLSETEANKLIIRRLVDAMKVLLANKYPNAVTQVNGVDVHYQVTFESYNNDFSSSTWVADMQCTKDGPSPEFELVDDTFVRDDESVVVE; encoded by the coding sequence TTGCTTGGCGAGGAATATACGGCGTATGGCATTGGTTCAAGCGCGCTGATCACGTTTGATTACAATGGGGAAGTTCCCGACGATTTAGAGGAATACACCCAAGCCGAAACAATTACGCTTTCAGATGAAGCGTATGCCTCAGTAAACTATGAAGTTGGAACAGCTGGCTATTTCTCGCCGACCTATCCAGCGAAGGTTTATTTGCCGGATATTTTGAGCGACGAGGTGGAAAGTCCAGAAGAAGGACAACTGATTTTGGTTTCATATCAGGAATCGGATGTCACGCCGATCATCGATACCGCGTCCATCAAAGATTTCTATGTTGAAACGTTTGACGATGATCTCGGAAAGTTCTCGTCTTATAGCGTTTCTGGGGCTCAAGTTTGGGGAACAACTTCTTATGGCGAACCCGCGCCGTGCGCTAAAATGAGCGGCTATTCCGGTGGCGCGTTGGCCAATGAGGATTGGTTGATTTCTCCAAAAATGAATTTTTCCGTCAAAGATGAACTCAAATTCAGCTTTGTTGAAGCCATTAATTATGGAACGGATTCTCTTGCTTACAGGCACGAAGCTTATCTCTCTACGGACTATTCTGGATCGGGCGATCCGAGCAGTGCAACCTGGACAAAACTTACTTTGACAAACAGAGCCAGCGGTTCTGATTGGACTTTTGTCAAAGTTGATACGGTCGACCTTTCTGATTACAAGGATGAAAAAAGTGTCTACATCGGATTGCGGTATAAATCCACCACTTCGAGTGCCACTACTTGGGAAGTTGACAACATTAGCATTCCTTATCCTGGAACGCCGGTTGTTGGCTCCGATCCTGTGACCACCAAAACCTTATATCGCTACGAAAACGGAACATGGGCGATTGTCGATGAGGCGTATTACCTGAATGCTTCGGATTATGATAGAATGGGAACGCCAGGCACGTATGACAACTTCTCCGCTTCCGCTTTGCCGAATGATTATCTGCCGAACTTTATGGAATACAAATATCCAGGCTCGGGAGAAGGTGTTTCCAAAACGATTGTTTATAAGTTCTACGACGGCGAAAGCACTTCGACTTTAGCCACTCAAATGACCTATGAAAGCGGTGCTTGGACGTCGTCTTATAACTACATCGATCAGCAAACCCAGCAGTTTCTTGTCTCTTCTTCTCGTGGAAAATGGGTGTTTGATCCAACGGTCAGCTTTACCATGACCTCGTCGGATTACCAACTCATTGTCGATCAACGCGATGACAAATACGTGGATTCTTACGGAACGGCTGAGTTTTATTCCGGTGCAAGCGCGTATTACTCCAACTTTGATTTGAGAATTTCCAAACGAGAACAATATGATTCGGAAAACTTTAGTGGCCTTTCTGAAACTGAGGCAAACAAATTGATTATCCGCCGTTTGGTGGATGCAATGAAGGTGCTTTTAGCAAACAAATATCCAAATGCCGTGACTCAGGTAAACGGTGTCGATGTTCATTATCAAGTGACATTTGAAAGCTACAACAACGACTTTAGCAGCAGCACATGGGTTGCCGATATGCAATGCACGAAGGATGGCCCAAGTCCTGAATTTGAATTGGTAGACGATACCTTTGTCAGAGACGATGAATCCGTTGTGGTGGAATAA
- a CDS encoding HAD-IC family P-type ATPase, producing the protein MINKDDLKIKGLSSSEVNERVQKGLTNHVKNTHVKSKSEIFFSNAFNVFNIINLTVISFLLYFYFKTQDVRLFLDSIGIITVTFANTLIAIVQELKAANTLEKMDLLKHQEVFVIRNGEKIKVPKHDVVKDDVILLKTGDQIVVDGKVLASERLEIDESLVTGESIPIDKSTGDKLLSGSFCVYGQGYYKAEKVGNESFAAHLTGQAKKFKFSTSPLQKKINFLFVLSFVLTVLMVFYEFFQSLLSGHFSIEDARKISTIATSLIPEGLVFFSSITFTIGIIRIAKIGAVIQKINAIDTFPAINVVCMDKTGTLTQNNIKVASVHSVSELSQEAIEKLLGEFSHLSSEQNATLKALTVFPASGKAKSLDEIPFRSDIKMSALKLELNGNAETYLLGAYDILTKKTDVEKILRVQTVFETNQLKGRRNLLFAKLKTPIEGNLSIETIADAPLIPLGIISLKDEARQDAGTALHLFNANNIDVKIISGDSGDSVLATLHEIGWDVTEDKVISGKALEGLSQPALEESVLHHSVFVRLKPDQKLALVKALKHQHKQTAMIGDGVNDLLALKEANLGIAMEEGSTISKEVSDIVLLKNKFEILPRIFDEGNKIVNTVMYVSNLFLSKNALVVVLSILPWILNVIYPLTPRKGALISLLGIGLPAYFIALQNENTNPQKHFYRQLVWFVMTSCAVILGVTYLGYFLGHDIYQLGEVVVSNIMITVLVLMSVGNYIGAVAFEDIKIFGSIFYMQQLLF; encoded by the coding sequence ATGATTAATAAAGATGATTTGAAAATTAAAGGGCTTTCATCTTCTGAAGTAAATGAGCGAGTTCAAAAAGGTCTTACAAATCATGTAAAAAACACACACGTTAAAAGTAAGTCAGAGATTTTTTTTAGTAATGCTTTTAATGTTTTTAATATTATTAATCTCACTGTCATTTCTTTTCTTCTCTATTTTTATTTCAAAACACAAGATGTTCGCCTTTTTTTAGATTCCATCGGAATTATTACGGTCACATTTGCCAACACGCTAATAGCCATTGTGCAAGAGCTAAAAGCAGCGAATACGTTAGAAAAAATGGATTTGCTAAAGCATCAGGAAGTGTTTGTCATTCGCAATGGTGAAAAGATAAAAGTACCAAAACATGATGTGGTCAAAGATGATGTGATTTTATTAAAAACGGGCGATCAAATTGTTGTTGATGGAAAAGTGCTTGCTTCTGAGCGTTTGGAAATTGACGAATCGCTGGTTACGGGAGAGTCCATTCCCATAGATAAATCCACAGGCGACAAACTGCTATCGGGCAGTTTTTGTGTTTATGGCCAAGGCTATTACAAAGCGGAGAAGGTTGGAAATGAGAGCTTTGCCGCGCATCTGACTGGCCAAGCAAAAAAGTTTAAGTTTAGCACCTCGCCGCTACAAAAGAAGATCAACTTTCTTTTTGTGCTTTCCTTTGTCCTAACGGTATTGATGGTTTTCTACGAGTTTTTTCAAAGTCTTTTAAGCGGCCATTTTTCCATTGAAGACGCGCGAAAAATTTCCACGATAGCCACCTCGTTGATTCCGGAAGGGCTGGTTTTTTTCTCCTCGATTACTTTCACGATTGGCATTATACGAATTGCCAAAATTGGCGCAGTTATTCAGAAAATCAACGCAATTGACACTTTTCCAGCCATCAATGTGGTGTGCATGGATAAAACGGGAACGCTGACTCAAAATAATATTAAGGTCGCCTCGGTTCATTCCGTGAGCGAATTGAGCCAAGAGGCCATCGAAAAGTTGCTTGGCGAGTTTAGCCATCTTAGCTCGGAGCAAAATGCGACGCTAAAAGCCCTAACTGTTTTTCCGGCTTCAGGGAAGGCGAAAAGTCTGGACGAAATTCCGTTTCGATCCGATATAAAAATGAGTGCGCTAAAGCTTGAACTCAATGGGAACGCGGAAACATATTTGTTGGGTGCATATGACATCCTAACGAAAAAAACGGATGTTGAAAAAATATTACGAGTTCAAACCGTTTTTGAGACGAATCAATTGAAAGGCCGTCGAAATCTTCTATTTGCAAAATTGAAAACGCCAATAGAAGGCAATCTGTCTATCGAAACTATCGCAGATGCGCCTTTAATTCCGTTAGGAATTATTTCACTAAAGGATGAAGCTCGTCAGGATGCAGGAACGGCGCTTCATTTATTCAACGCCAATAACATCGACGTGAAAATTATTTCGGGCGATTCGGGCGATTCGGTTTTGGCGACTTTGCACGAGATTGGCTGGGATGTGACAGAGGACAAAGTGATTAGTGGCAAAGCGCTTGAAGGGCTTTCGCAGCCGGCGCTTGAAGAATCGGTATTGCATCATTCCGTTTTTGTTAGGCTAAAACCCGATCAAAAATTGGCGCTGGTCAAAGCACTGAAGCATCAGCACAAGCAAACCGCCATGATTGGCGATGGCGTAAATGATTTGCTGGCTTTGAAAGAGGCCAATTTGGGTATTGCGATGGAGGAAGGGAGCACCATTTCTAAGGAAGTCTCGGACATTGTGCTGCTTAAAAATAAATTCGAAATATTACCAAGAATATTTGATGAGGGAAATAAAATTGTCAATACGGTGATGTATGTATCAAATTTATTTCTTTCGAAGAATGCGCTTGTGGTTGTTTTAAGTATTTTGCCATGGATATTAAATGTTATTTATCCATTAACGCCCAGAAAAGGAGCATTAATAAGCTTATTGGGAATAGGATTGCCTGCGTATTTTATTGCTCTTCAAAATGAAAATACAAACCCTCAAAAGCATTTTTATCGGCAGCTTGTTTGGTTTGTTATGACTTCTTGTGCTGTGATTTTAGGCGTTACTTATCTTGGTTACTTTTTAGGTCATGATATTTATCAACTTGGCGAAGTTGTTGTATCTAATATTATGATAACGGTATTGGTTTTAATGTCCGTTGGAAATTACATCGGCGCTGTCGCATTTGAGGATATAAAAATATTTGGAAGCATATTTTATATGCAGCAGCTATTGTTTTAG
- the msrA gene encoding peptide-methionine (S)-S-oxide reductase MsrA, with amino-acid sequence MVLLFALIFFSCNTESKTNTTNMSDSLSVNESKSGLDTATFGAGCFWCVEAVFQRVNGVLSVVSGYAGGEVEKPTYEQVCSGATGHAEVAQITFNPNEVSYEELLEIFWHTHNPTTLNRQGNDEGTQYRSVIFYHSNEQKKIAEASKAKANASGEWREPIVTEIVPYTKFFKAESYHQNYYNQHLYQPYCSFVISPKLEKFKSKFSDKLKDVKK; translated from the coding sequence ATGGTATTGCTTTTCGCACTCATCTTTTTTTCGTGCAACACAGAATCAAAAACAAACACAACCAACATGAGCGACTCATTATCTGTAAATGAATCAAAATCTGGACTTGATACGGCAACTTTTGGCGCAGGATGTTTTTGGTGCGTCGAAGCGGTTTTTCAGCGAGTCAACGGGGTTTTATCGGTTGTTTCTGGCTATGCTGGCGGCGAGGTTGAAAAACCAACCTATGAGCAGGTTTGCAGTGGCGCAACCGGCCACGCCGAAGTTGCCCAAATCACTTTCAATCCAAATGAGGTTTCTTACGAAGAGCTGCTGGAGATTTTCTGGCACACCCACAATCCTACAACGCTGAATCGTCAAGGCAATGACGAGGGCACGCAGTATCGTTCCGTAATTTTCTATCACTCAAATGAGCAAAAGAAAATTGCGGAGGCTTCCAAAGCGAAAGCCAATGCTTCAGGTGAATGGCGTGAGCCAATTGTCACAGAAATTGTGCCATACACCAAATTTTTCAAGGCCGAGTCCTATCATCAAAATTACTATAACCAGCATCTGTATCAGCCATATTGCAGTTTTGTGATTTCTCCAAAGCTGGAGAAATTTAAAAGCAAGTTCAGCGATAAGCTCAAGGATGTTAAGAAATAA
- a CDS encoding T9SS type A sorting domain-containing protein: MATYNCLQLDKSGFNSRKSYFKTIINEINPDIFLTQEIKEEAAADSLLSLLNETSISFSRAPYINGPDMDNMLFYRDDVVSLISQNTIQTSPRYLWEYVVKIGSDTLRIYSCHLKASSSESDEQTRLGEVTALRNYLNELPENSEFIIVGDLNLYDNAEPAYQKLIADETNNIGRAKDWLASGSWHNSSTYASIHTQSTRTTDLGDGGSTGGLDDRFDFILTSQNLNDASRIEYVADSMTPFGNDGNLLNKDINNTANTAVSTSVADALWRASDHLPVIAEFEATTGTSSAYESTVSQPADFQLYQNYPNPFNPTTVISYYLSEVGEVSLKVYDLLGREVAKLVDERQTSGRHQATFNSANLPSGLYFYRLSFNGNVLTKKMMLVK; this comes from the coding sequence GTGGCAACTTATAATTGCTTGCAACTGGATAAATCAGGATTTAACAGTCGGAAATCGTATTTTAAAACCATTATAAATGAGATAAATCCTGATATTTTCCTGACTCAGGAAATAAAAGAAGAAGCGGCAGCCGATTCATTATTGTCACTTTTAAATGAAACCAGCATTTCATTTTCACGAGCGCCTTATATCAACGGCCCCGACATGGATAATATGCTGTTTTATCGTGACGACGTGGTTTCATTGATTTCTCAAAACACGATTCAAACCTCGCCTCGCTACCTTTGGGAATATGTTGTTAAAATCGGAAGCGACACCTTGCGAATTTATAGCTGCCATTTGAAAGCGTCGAGTAGTGAAAGTGACGAGCAAACCAGACTTGGAGAAGTGACCGCATTGCGCAACTATCTGAACGAGTTGCCGGAAAATTCGGAGTTTATTATTGTTGGCGATTTAAACTTGTATGATAATGCAGAACCCGCCTATCAAAAATTGATTGCTGACGAAACAAATAACATCGGGCGCGCCAAAGACTGGTTGGCGTCTGGCTCGTGGCACAATTCTTCAACCTACGCGTCGATTCATACGCAATCTACCCGAACAACCGACCTGGGCGATGGCGGCTCAACGGGTGGCCTCGACGACCGCTTTGACTTTATTTTGACCTCTCAGAATTTGAATGACGCTAGCCGAATTGAATATGTGGCAGACAGTATGACCCCGTTTGGAAATGATGGTAATTTGCTAAATAAAGATATCAACAACACGGCCAATACGGCGGTCTCTACAAGTGTGGCCGATGCTTTGTGGCGAGCCTCCGACCATCTTCCTGTGATTGCTGAGTTTGAAGCAACTACCGGCACGAGCTCTGCTTATGAATCAACCGTGTCGCAGCCAGCTGATTTTCAGCTTTATCAGAATTATCCAAATCCCTTCAATCCAACAACGGTGATTAGCTACTACCTCTCGGAAGTGGGTGAAGTTAGCTTGAAAGTATATGATTTGCTGGGAAGAGAAGTCGCAAAGCTTGTGGATGAACGCCAAACATCGGGGCGGCACCAAGCAACGTTTAACAGCGCGAATTTGCCCAGTGGGCTTTACTTCTATCGACTTTCATTCAACGGCAATGTACTGACGAAAAAAATGATGTTGGTGAAATAA
- a CDS encoding glycerate kinase produces MVQILIAPDSFKGTFSALQIALLIESCIPNGEVHKTLLQPLADGGEGTLEILAAAYNAKTVSAQVTGPFGNQVEAKYAVSDSLALLEMAEASGLCHAKNGILKPEIATTYGTGELITKVAHEGFQKIILGLGGSATVDGGAGALQALGAVLTNKQGKTISFGNQGLGDLEHAHFENAISNLTKSCLILATDVTNPLLGENGAVYVYGKQKGVREEDLPAFESRMRRFAECVERAQQESFRNKPGSGAAGGLAFGLMAIGGEVASGFQLIAEHVRLEEKIQYADLVITGEGKFDRSSLCGKVTGSVIQLCAKYQKPCYVICGTAETVSPEMLAPDVKIVPLFSHQNIGAADLKTETANRLKSIIATLMKAAFKS; encoded by the coding sequence ATGGTTCAAATACTTATTGCACCTGATAGTTTCAAAGGTACATTTTCTGCTTTGCAAATAGCACTGCTTATCGAATCATGCATTCCTAACGGTGAAGTGCACAAAACTTTGCTTCAACCACTCGCTGATGGCGGCGAAGGCACATTGGAAATTCTTGCTGCTGCATACAATGCAAAAACGGTTTCGGCGCAAGTTACAGGCCCTTTTGGCAATCAGGTTGAAGCAAAATATGCGGTTTCCGATAGCCTCGCGCTGCTCGAAATGGCCGAAGCCTCTGGGCTTTGTCATGCAAAAAATGGAATATTAAAACCTGAAATTGCAACAACTTATGGCACGGGAGAACTCATCACAAAAGTAGCGCATGAAGGGTTTCAGAAAATTATTTTGGGACTCGGGGGAAGTGCAACCGTTGATGGTGGCGCCGGTGCACTGCAAGCGCTTGGCGCGGTTCTGACCAATAAGCAGGGGAAAACGATTTCGTTTGGAAATCAAGGATTGGGCGATTTAGAACATGCCCATTTTGAAAACGCTATTTCTAACCTAACAAAATCATGCTTGATTTTAGCAACGGATGTAACCAATCCACTGTTAGGAGAAAATGGTGCGGTTTATGTTTACGGCAAACAAAAAGGCGTGCGCGAAGAGGATTTACCCGCATTTGAATCAAGAATGCGGCGTTTCGCTGAATGTGTTGAGCGTGCGCAGCAAGAGAGCTTTCGCAACAAACCAGGCTCGGGCGCGGCAGGCGGGCTGGCGTTTGGACTCATGGCAATCGGCGGCGAAGTGGCTTCCGGTTTTCAACTGATTGCTGAACACGTTCGGCTGGAAGAAAAAATCCAATACGCAGATTTGGTGATTACCGGAGAGGGAAAATTTGATCGCAGTTCGCTTTGCGGCAAAGTGACGGGAAGCGTGATTCAGCTTTGTGCAAAATATCAAAAGCCATGCTATGTGATTTGTGGAACAGCAGAAACCGTGTCGCCCGAAATGCTCGCGCCCGATGTAAAAATTGTTCCGCTTTTTTCTCACCAAAATATAGGCGCCGCCGATTTAAAAACCGAAACAGCAAATCGATTGAAGAGCATCATTGCCACGCTGATGAAAGCGGCTTTCAAAAGCTGA
- a CDS encoding glycosyltransferase family 39 protein codes for MKTELQHFFEEKTLTSLILIALIVRLLAAIFSKGFGMFDDHFLAIEVAQRWADGYNDWFNRGIPAGHSIIYPGLHYLLFKFLDAMSLTDPQDKMLIVRLIHAVYSTLTVAFAYKTTEILSGKSAAKTVGLIIGLFWVFPFMSVRNLIEFVCIPPLMISFYYIAKNEKEKTYLNTLLAGVFMGFSFMFRYQILLILGGVGLVFLFRKEVTNAFLYGIGFLISAFLTQGVVDWIAWGYPFAAIYAYFDYNLHHSQNYPSGFLGLYTLLLLGVFIPPTSFLYAWGYFKSFKKYVILAFPALIFLIFHSIFPNQQERFVLPATPLFIISGVIGFQELQKKYQFISRDSKILKAAHIWFWTINIILLFAFTFHYSKKSRVETVYYFHNKPDVHAIIFDHARQPPIFYMDKWVEYYRVENSEDWHKLKTKIQNKEIIKPNYAVFLGQKNIEERVKTMNEVLNVKTEIEKEIEPSFLDNILYRLNPKRNRNRTSYIYKIDW; via the coding sequence ATGAAAACTGAACTTCAGCATTTTTTTGAAGAAAAAACACTTACAAGCCTCATCCTCATAGCATTAATTGTTAGGTTGTTAGCTGCAATTTTTTCGAAAGGTTTTGGCATGTTCGATGACCACTTTTTAGCAATTGAGGTGGCACAGCGATGGGCTGACGGATATAATGATTGGTTCAACAGGGGAATTCCTGCTGGCCATAGCATTATTTATCCGGGTCTTCATTATTTGCTGTTCAAATTTTTGGATGCCATGTCGTTGACAGACCCTCAAGATAAAATGTTAATTGTTCGGTTAATTCACGCAGTCTATTCAACCCTAACAGTTGCCTTTGCCTATAAAACAACAGAAATCCTTTCAGGAAAAAGCGCCGCGAAAACAGTAGGATTGATAATCGGATTGTTCTGGGTTTTCCCATTTATGAGTGTGCGAAATCTTATTGAGTTTGTGTGTATTCCACCGTTAATGATTTCATTCTATTACATTGCTAAAAACGAGAAGGAAAAAACATATCTAAATACCTTATTAGCAGGTGTTTTTATGGGATTCTCGTTCATGTTTCGCTATCAGATTTTGCTTATTTTAGGTGGTGTCGGGTTAGTTTTTTTATTTAGAAAAGAAGTAACCAATGCTTTTCTCTACGGCATTGGTTTTCTTATTTCAGCCTTTCTAACGCAAGGAGTTGTGGATTGGATTGCTTGGGGCTATCCATTTGCAGCCATTTATGCCTACTTTGACTATAACCTTCATCATTCACAAAATTATCCATCTGGATTTTTAGGACTCTACACGTTGCTTTTACTAGGGGTTTTTATCCCTCCTACCAGTTTCTTATATGCTTGGGGATATTTTAAGTCTTTCAAGAAGTACGTTATCCTGGCATTTCCCGCACTGATTTTTTTAATATTTCACTCAATTTTTCCCAACCAACAAGAACGATTTGTTTTACCAGCTACGCCATTATTTATTATTTCAGGAGTGATTGGATTTCAAGAGTTGCAGAAAAAATATCAATTTATTTCAAGAGATAGTAAGATTTTGAAAGCTGCTCATATCTGGTTTTGGACAATAAATATAATTTTATTATTTGCATTTACTTTTCATTATAGTAAAAAATCACGTGTAGAAACTGTGTATTATTTTCATAACAAACCAGATGTGCACGCCATTATATTTGACCATGCGAGACAACCACCTATATTTTATATGGATAAATGGGTTGAATATTATCGCGTTGAAAATTCAGAAGATTGGCATAAACTAAAAACAAAAATTCAAAACAAAGAAATTATCAAACCAAATTACGCAGTATTTTTAGGGCAAAAGAATATAGAAGAACGAGTTAAAACCATGAATGAAGTGCTAAATGTGAAAACAGAAATTGAAAAAGAAATTGAACCAAGCTTTTTAGATAATATTCTTTACCGCTTAAATCCTAAAAGGAATAGAAATAGGACGAGTTATATTTATAAAATAGATTGGTAG
- the proS gene encoding proline--tRNA ligase — translation MAEKITSRAQDYSQWYIDIVRFAKLADYSDVRGCMVIRPNGYAIWEKMQAALDRMFKETGHVNAYFPLFIPESFIQKEAEHIEGFAPECAVVTHGGGEELQEKLYVRPTSETIIWSSYKKWIQSYRDLPILINQWANVVRWEMRTRLFLRTTEFLWQEGHTAHATETEAKEEVLRMIEVYRHFAEEYMAIPVIVGMKTESEKFAGAHETFCIEAMMQDGKALQAGTSHHLGQNFAKAFDCKFQTKDGSLEYVWASSWGVSTRLIGALIMAHSDDKGLVLPPKLASRQAVIVPILKGDKAAVLEKAVELEKMLKAAGVQVFLDDSEQNTPGWKFAEYELQGIPVRIELGPRDVAAGKCVVARRDTSEKETLEIDTAFPQKIKDLLDSIQTGLFERALRFREEKTKVVTTYEELKAQVEVGFAVAHWDGTPETEAKIKEETKATIRCLPVSKDFATKYGINTEGKCVFSGNPSKQMVVFAKAY, via the coding sequence GTGGCTGAAAAAATCACTTCGCGAGCGCAAGACTACTCGCAATGGTATATTGATATTGTTCGTTTTGCAAAGCTGGCTGACTATTCCGATGTGCGCGGCTGCATGGTCATTCGTCCGAACGGCTATGCGATTTGGGAAAAAATGCAAGCCGCCCTTGATCGCATGTTTAAAGAAACCGGCCATGTCAATGCCTACTTTCCGCTGTTTATCCCCGAAAGTTTTATTCAAAAGGAAGCCGAACACATTGAAGGCTTCGCGCCCGAGTGCGCCGTTGTGACGCACGGCGGCGGCGAGGAACTTCAGGAAAAACTTTATGTTCGCCCGACTTCCGAAACCATCATTTGGTCGTCTTATAAAAAATGGATTCAATCGTATCGCGATTTGCCGATTCTCATTAACCAATGGGCAAATGTGGTTCGTTGGGAAATGCGCACGCGGCTGTTTTTGCGCACCACCGAATTTCTCTGGCAAGAAGGCCACACCGCGCACGCCACCGAAACCGAAGCCAAAGAAGAAGTGCTTCGCATGATTGAAGTGTATCGGCATTTTGCGGAAGAATACATGGCCATTCCGGTAATTGTCGGCATGAAAACCGAATCCGAGAAATTTGCTGGCGCGCACGAAACTTTCTGCATCGAAGCCATGATGCAAGACGGCAAAGCGCTTCAGGCTGGAACGTCGCACCATTTGGGACAAAATTTCGCCAAAGCGTTTGATTGCAAATTTCAAACCAAAGACGGCTCGCTCGAGTATGTTTGGGCGTCCAGTTGGGGCGTTTCCACGCGCTTAATCGGCGCACTGATTATGGCTCACTCCGACGACAAAGGCCTCGTTTTGCCGCCAAAACTGGCTTCGCGCCAAGCCGTGATTGTCCCGATTTTGAAGGGCGATAAAGCAGCCGTTTTGGAAAAAGCTGTCGAATTGGAAAAAATGCTGAAAGCCGCTGGCGTTCAAGTCTTTTTGGATGATTCCGAGCAAAACACGCCCGGCTGGAAGTTTGCCGAATACGAATTGCAAGGCATTCCGGTTCGCATCGAGCTCGGGCCGCGCGATGTCGCTGCAGGAAAATGCGTGGTCGCTCGCCGCGATACGTCGGAAAAAGAGACACTTGAGATCGACACGGCGTTCCCGCAAAAAATCAAAGATTTGCTGGATTCGATTCAAACCGGTTTGTTCGAGCGCGCACTGCGTTTTCGTGAGGAGAAAACCAAAGTGGTGACCACCTACGAGGAACTCAAAGCCCAAGTGGAAGTCGGTTTTGCGGTCGCGCATTGGGACGGCACGCCGGAGACCGAAGCCAAAATAAAAGAAGAAACCAAAGCAACCATTCGCTGTTTGCCTGTCTCAAAAGATTTTGCCACGAAATACGGCATCAACACCGAAGGAAAATGCGTTTTCAGCGGAAACCCTTCCAAGCAAATGGTTGTTTTTGCGAAAGCATACTAA
- a CDS encoding type I methionyl aminopeptidase: MSVISKPEDIEKLRHSGRILASCCYHMEELLKPGTSAKDLNTFCTEFIRSYHAEPSFLNYAGFPHALCFSNNDEVVHGLCTPEKILKPGDVLSVDLGVNYEGLFSDTAATYIITEDGIDRSCKFHFIESWKETKPTVLDEAPPLELKRKRELLDATSKSLMKGIAVVRHGAKTGDIGHAVGSFLASRGYGNVTQLGGHGLGYEVHCEPFISHTGRKGTGSFLVENMVIAIEPMVTLGKSGQVRFVKNNQYGWEEIKSKDGTIAAHFEHSMLVTKKSCEVFTRIQEKDVLPVQAEVSELLQK, from the coding sequence ATGTCTGTTATTTCAAAGCCGGAAGATATAGAAAAGCTTCGCCACAGCGGGCGAATTCTCGCCTCGTGCTGCTATCACATGGAAGAGTTGCTCAAACCTGGAACCAGCGCGAAAGATCTGAACACTTTTTGCACGGAGTTTATTCGCAGCTACCATGCTGAGCCAAGCTTCCTCAATTATGCCGGCTTTCCTCATGCGCTTTGCTTTTCGAACAACGATGAAGTGGTTCACGGCCTTTGCACGCCGGAAAAAATCTTGAAGCCCGGCGATGTGCTGAGCGTGGATTTAGGCGTCAATTACGAAGGACTTTTTTCCGATACCGCGGCCACGTATATCATCACTGAAGACGGCATCGACCGTTCATGCAAGTTTCATTTCATCGAATCGTGGAAAGAAACCAAGCCTACCGTTTTGGACGAAGCGCCGCCGCTTGAGCTAAAGCGAAAACGCGAATTGCTGGATGCGACTTCCAAATCGCTCATGAAGGGCATTGCTGTGGTTCGCCATGGTGCAAAAACAGGAGACATTGGACATGCGGTTGGATCTTTTCTGGCAAGTCGCGGCTACGGCAACGTGACGCAGCTTGGCGGACACGGCTTGGGCTACGAAGTGCATTGCGAGCCGTTTATCAGCCACACCGGGCGAAAAGGCACGGGATCGTTCCTGGTGGAAAACATGGTCATTGCCATCGAACCGATGGTAACACTTGGCAAAAGTGGCCAAGTGAGATTTGTCAAAAACAACCAATATGGCTGGGAAGAAATCAAGTCGAAGGATGGCACGATTGCCGCACATTTTGAACACTCGATGCTCGTGACCAAAAAAAGCTGCGAAGTGTTCACGCGCATTCAAGAAAAAGATGTTTTGCCCGTGCAAGCCGAAGTCAGCGAATTGCTGCAAAAGTAA